In Zingiber officinale cultivar Zhangliang chromosome 1A, Zo_v1.1, whole genome shotgun sequence, a genomic segment contains:
- the LOC122018300 gene encoding protein MAK16 homolog A-like isoform X3: protein MTHREPVTRRERDGQQRPQDHSFSLYLPEEEVALSSLIIDEVTRALFPRLSFLFKVWFPPLYIFGFRTPRASPSRHRCIHYNLEATELQELLTVEELWERVKLPRNYEKAIEIIDKHMEFWPKLLVHKIKQRLTKMTQCRIRMRKIELKVREKIMTVPRKKKKREARREEKAEKAAVLDKSIETELLECLKKGVYGDIYNYPVEAYNNILEMEGLQPSATEEEEQEAEIEYVEGYDGLEEEEDMEDFDGLMNDESFLGNDEDGMQEDNEEMDRLEQHIPKKLRALLESKSQKIDGDYAGKKPNRKGRVIIEVEEEGDPKQKALLLD from the exons ATGACTCATAGAGAACCAGTCACGAGGAGGGAGAGAGATGGGCAACAGAGGCCACAAG ATCACAGCTTTTCCCTTTATTTACCGGAAGAGGAGGTGGCCCTCTCCTCTTTGATCATCGATGAGGTGACAAGAGCCCTATTTCCTCGCCTTTCCTTTCTCTTTAAGGTTTGGTTTCCGCCCTTGTATATATTTGGTTTCCGCACTCCAAGGGCATCTCCATCTCGCCACCGCTGCATCCATTACAATC TGGAAGCAACTGAACTGCAGGAACTGCTGACTGTCGAGGAACTATGGGAGAGAGTTAAACTTCCAAGAAACTATGAGAAGGCTATTGAAATTATTGACAAGCATATG GAGTTCTGGCCTAAATTACTTGTGCACAAAATAAAACAACGACTAACCAAAATGACTCAATGTCGAATCCGCATGAGAAAGATTGAATTGAAAGTGAG GGAAAAGATAATGACAGTGcctagaaagaagaagaagagagaagctAGGAGAGAGGAAAAAGCTGAAAAGGCTGCAGTTTTGGATAAG AGCATCGAGACTGAACTGCTAGAGTGCCTGAAGAAAGGTGTTTATGGTGACATATACAACTACCCTGTCGAGGCATATAATAATATCTTGGAAATGGAAGGTCTCCAACCAAGTGcaactgaagaagaagaa CAGGAGGCAGAAATAGAGTATGTTGAAGGCTATGATGGACTTGAAGAGGAAGAGGACATGGAAGATTTTGATGGTCTCATGAATGATGAATCCTTTTTGGGCAATGATGAAG ATGGAATGCAAGAAGATAATGAAGAAATGGATCGTTTAGAACAACACATTCCCAAGAAACTACGAGCACTGTTGGAATCTAAATCACAAAAGATAGATGGTGACTATGCTGGCAAAAAGCCAAATAGAAAGGGTCGGGTAATAATTGAG GTTGAGGAGGAAGGAGATCCAAAACAGAAAGCACTTTTGTTAGATTGA
- the LOC122018300 gene encoding protein MAK16 homolog isoform X2, whose product MGNRGHKVGKPYHDDFSKADSNLSLLTQFPLGSCILDLLADHSFSLYLPEEEVALSSLIIDEVTRALFPRLSFLFKVWFPPLYIFGFRTPRASPSRHRCIHYNLEATELQELLTVEELWERVKLPRNYEKAIEIIDKHMEFWPKLLVHKIKQRLTKMTQCRIRMRKIELKVREKIMTVPRKKKKREARREEKAEKAAVLDKSIETELLECLKKGVYGDIYNYPVEAYNNILEMEGLQPSATEEEEEAEIEYVEGYDGLEEEEDMEDFDGLMNDESFLGNDEDGMQEDNEEMDRLEQHIPKKLRALLESKSQKIDGDYAGKKPNRKGRVIIEVEEEGDPKQKALLLD is encoded by the exons ATGGGCAACAGAGGCCACAAGGTTGGAAAACCTTACCACGATGATTTCAGCAAAGCCGATTCTAATCTTTCCCTCCTCACGCAATTCCCTCTCGGTTCTTGCATACTCGATCTTCTTGCAGATCACAGCTTTTCCCTTTATTTACCGGAAGAGGAGGTGGCCCTCTCCTCTTTGATCATCGATGAGGTGACAAGAGCCCTATTTCCTCGCCTTTCCTTTCTCTTTAAGGTTTGGTTTCCGCCCTTGTATATATTTGGTTTCCGCACTCCAAGGGCATCTCCATCTCGCCACCGCTGCATCCATTACAATC TGGAAGCAACTGAACTGCAGGAACTGCTGACTGTCGAGGAACTATGGGAGAGAGTTAAACTTCCAAGAAACTATGAGAAGGCTATTGAAATTATTGACAAGCATATG GAGTTCTGGCCTAAATTACTTGTGCACAAAATAAAACAACGACTAACCAAAATGACTCAATGTCGAATCCGCATGAGAAAGATTGAATTGAAAGTGAG GGAAAAGATAATGACAGTGcctagaaagaagaagaagagagaagctAGGAGAGAGGAAAAAGCTGAAAAGGCTGCAGTTTTGGATAAG AGCATCGAGACTGAACTGCTAGAGTGCCTGAAGAAAGGTGTTTATGGTGACATATACAACTACCCTGTCGAGGCATATAATAATATCTTGGAAATGGAAGGTCTCCAACCAAGTGcaactgaagaagaagaa GAGGCAGAAATAGAGTATGTTGAAGGCTATGATGGACTTGAAGAGGAAGAGGACATGGAAGATTTTGATGGTCTCATGAATGATGAATCCTTTTTGGGCAATGATGAAG ATGGAATGCAAGAAGATAATGAAGAAATGGATCGTTTAGAACAACACATTCCCAAGAAACTACGAGCACTGTTGGAATCTAAATCACAAAAGATAGATGGTGACTATGCTGGCAAAAAGCCAAATAGAAAGGGTCGGGTAATAATTGAG GTTGAGGAGGAAGGAGATCCAAAACAGAAAGCACTTTTGTTAGATTGA
- the LOC122018300 gene encoding protein MAK16 homolog A-like isoform X1: MGNRGHKVGKPYHDDFSKADSNLSLLTQFPLGSCILDLLADHSFSLYLPEEEVALSSLIIDEVTRALFPRLSFLFKVWFPPLYIFGFRTPRASPSRHRCIHYNLEATELQELLTVEELWERVKLPRNYEKAIEIIDKHMEFWPKLLVHKIKQRLTKMTQCRIRMRKIELKVREKIMTVPRKKKKREARREEKAEKAAVLDKSIETELLECLKKGVYGDIYNYPVEAYNNILEMEGLQPSATEEEEQEAEIEYVEGYDGLEEEEDMEDFDGLMNDESFLGNDEDGMQEDNEEMDRLEQHIPKKLRALLESKSQKIDGDYAGKKPNRKGRVIIEVEEEGDPKQKALLLD; this comes from the exons ATGGGCAACAGAGGCCACAAGGTTGGAAAACCTTACCACGATGATTTCAGCAAAGCCGATTCTAATCTTTCCCTCCTCACGCAATTCCCTCTCGGTTCTTGCATACTCGATCTTCTTGCAGATCACAGCTTTTCCCTTTATTTACCGGAAGAGGAGGTGGCCCTCTCCTCTTTGATCATCGATGAGGTGACAAGAGCCCTATTTCCTCGCCTTTCCTTTCTCTTTAAGGTTTGGTTTCCGCCCTTGTATATATTTGGTTTCCGCACTCCAAGGGCATCTCCATCTCGCCACCGCTGCATCCATTACAATC TGGAAGCAACTGAACTGCAGGAACTGCTGACTGTCGAGGAACTATGGGAGAGAGTTAAACTTCCAAGAAACTATGAGAAGGCTATTGAAATTATTGACAAGCATATG GAGTTCTGGCCTAAATTACTTGTGCACAAAATAAAACAACGACTAACCAAAATGACTCAATGTCGAATCCGCATGAGAAAGATTGAATTGAAAGTGAG GGAAAAGATAATGACAGTGcctagaaagaagaagaagagagaagctAGGAGAGAGGAAAAAGCTGAAAAGGCTGCAGTTTTGGATAAG AGCATCGAGACTGAACTGCTAGAGTGCCTGAAGAAAGGTGTTTATGGTGACATATACAACTACCCTGTCGAGGCATATAATAATATCTTGGAAATGGAAGGTCTCCAACCAAGTGcaactgaagaagaagaa CAGGAGGCAGAAATAGAGTATGTTGAAGGCTATGATGGACTTGAAGAGGAAGAGGACATGGAAGATTTTGATGGTCTCATGAATGATGAATCCTTTTTGGGCAATGATGAAG ATGGAATGCAAGAAGATAATGAAGAAATGGATCGTTTAGAACAACACATTCCCAAGAAACTACGAGCACTGTTGGAATCTAAATCACAAAAGATAGATGGTGACTATGCTGGCAAAAAGCCAAATAGAAAGGGTCGGGTAATAATTGAG GTTGAGGAGGAAGGAGATCCAAAACAGAAAGCACTTTTGTTAGATTGA
- the LOC122018367 gene encoding dof zinc finger protein DOF2.4-like isoform X2, whose amino-acid sequence MVFSSLPLYLDPPNLNQQQPQQQQQHQQIRLLGSSSGGGGSGDGSSQLPPPAGLALAAGSIRPGSMSDRARLAKIPQLEAGMKCPRCYSANTKFCYFNNYSLSQPRHFCKTCRRYWTRGGALRNVPVGGGCRRNKRTKPSSSSANSTNTSTAAAAVIPSAVATSGSSSAATTSAASLHQLPFMASLHQLRDFGGYGAGVVQPPANTLDYQLATAAENLRLQQLTQFPLLGEGHLDHALPPPAPMPVYPFQGDGGGSFIAGSFAGHVQSSEPSAVKMEDKNNNQQMFHNLARMQYLGLSRNDQLFWNGSGGGGGGSTSNGGDGGGGGGGWAPDLSGFNNSSLGNLM is encoded by the exons ATggttttctcttctcttcctctctatcTAGATCCACCTAATTTGAACCAGCAG caaccacagcagcagcagcagcatcaACAAATTCGTCTACTAGGAAGCAGTAGCGGCGGCGGCGGAAGCGGAGATGGTAGTTCCCAGTTGCCGCCACCGGCAGGCTTGGCCCTCGCAGCCGGATCAATCCGGCCAGGCTCCATGTCGGACCGAGCCCGACTGGCGAAGATCCCGCAACTGGAGGCGGGGATGAAGTGCCCCCGGTGCTATTCGGCCAACACCAAGTTCTGCTACTTCAACAACTACTCCCTCTCGCAGCCGCGCCACTTCTGCAAGACCTGCCGCCGTTACTGGACCCGCGGAGGCGCCCTCCGCAACGTCCCCGTTGGGGGAGGATGCCGCCGCAACAAGCGCACCAAACCCTCCTCCAGCTCTGCCAATTCAACCAACACATCCACCGCGGCTGCCGCTGTGATCCCTTCGGCGGTGGCCACCTCTGGATCCTCCTCGGCGGCCACCACCTCGGCCGCCTCGTTGCACCAGCTTCCGTTCATGGCCTCGCTGCACCAGCTTCGCGACTTCGGCGGCTACGGAGCTGGAGTAGTCCAACCACCGGCGAACACATTGGATTACCAGCTCGCGACCGCAGCCGAGAATTTGAGGCTACAGCAGTTGACGCAATTCCCTCTTCTAGGAGAAGGGCATCTCGATCACGCACTGCCGCCTCCGGCTCCGATGCCGGTCTACCCTTTCCAAGGCGACGGCGGCGGCTCGTTCATTGCCGGATCATTTGCGGGACACGTGCAATCGTCTGAGCCGTCGGCGGTGAAGATGGAGGATAAGAACAACAACCAACAAATGTTTCATAATTTAGCGAGGATGCAGTATCTTGGTCTTTCTCGCAATGATCAATTATTTTGGAATggaagcggcggcggcggcggcggaagtACCAGCAATGGTGGCgacggtggtggtggtggtggtggatggGCTCCCGATTTATCTGGATTCAACAACTCTTCCCTGGGCAATCTAATGTGA
- the LOC122018367 gene encoding dof zinc finger protein DOF2.4-like isoform X1 has protein sequence MVFSSLPLYLDPPNLNQQQQQPQQQQQHQQIRLLGSSSGGGGSGDGSSQLPPPAGLALAAGSIRPGSMSDRARLAKIPQLEAGMKCPRCYSANTKFCYFNNYSLSQPRHFCKTCRRYWTRGGALRNVPVGGGCRRNKRTKPSSSSANSTNTSTAAAAVIPSAVATSGSSSAATTSAASLHQLPFMASLHQLRDFGGYGAGVVQPPANTLDYQLATAAENLRLQQLTQFPLLGEGHLDHALPPPAPMPVYPFQGDGGGSFIAGSFAGHVQSSEPSAVKMEDKNNNQQMFHNLARMQYLGLSRNDQLFWNGSGGGGGGSTSNGGDGGGGGGGWAPDLSGFNNSSLGNLM, from the exons ATggttttctcttctcttcctctctatcTAGATCCACCTAATTTGAACCAGCAG CAACAgcaaccacagcagcagcagcagcatcaACAAATTCGTCTACTAGGAAGCAGTAGCGGCGGCGGCGGAAGCGGAGATGGTAGTTCCCAGTTGCCGCCACCGGCAGGCTTGGCCCTCGCAGCCGGATCAATCCGGCCAGGCTCCATGTCGGACCGAGCCCGACTGGCGAAGATCCCGCAACTGGAGGCGGGGATGAAGTGCCCCCGGTGCTATTCGGCCAACACCAAGTTCTGCTACTTCAACAACTACTCCCTCTCGCAGCCGCGCCACTTCTGCAAGACCTGCCGCCGTTACTGGACCCGCGGAGGCGCCCTCCGCAACGTCCCCGTTGGGGGAGGATGCCGCCGCAACAAGCGCACCAAACCCTCCTCCAGCTCTGCCAATTCAACCAACACATCCACCGCGGCTGCCGCTGTGATCCCTTCGGCGGTGGCCACCTCTGGATCCTCCTCGGCGGCCACCACCTCGGCCGCCTCGTTGCACCAGCTTCCGTTCATGGCCTCGCTGCACCAGCTTCGCGACTTCGGCGGCTACGGAGCTGGAGTAGTCCAACCACCGGCGAACACATTGGATTACCAGCTCGCGACCGCAGCCGAGAATTTGAGGCTACAGCAGTTGACGCAATTCCCTCTTCTAGGAGAAGGGCATCTCGATCACGCACTGCCGCCTCCGGCTCCGATGCCGGTCTACCCTTTCCAAGGCGACGGCGGCGGCTCGTTCATTGCCGGATCATTTGCGGGACACGTGCAATCGTCTGAGCCGTCGGCGGTGAAGATGGAGGATAAGAACAACAACCAACAAATGTTTCATAATTTAGCGAGGATGCAGTATCTTGGTCTTTCTCGCAATGATCAATTATTTTGGAATggaagcggcggcggcggcggcggaagtACCAGCAATGGTGGCgacggtggtggtggtggtggtggatggGCTCCCGATTTATCTGGATTCAACAACTCTTCCCTGGGCAATCTAATGTGA
- the LOC122018394 gene encoding uncharacterized protein LOC122018394 isoform X4 — translation MEQPQADRRETYLAALTLEIQKKLQKALNMPVQRPRLLEVLFADVALEVKDEARDSTLRTMYLAEIILNKEEDEITKTEQSLCFYDLLADYYVQAPQAGNSIVDLIVQLWSQYFVSHIFALLFHKWLFEVSVENTEVLLRYASALVQGSSNIFWIDIQTNRRRFLSLFRFLFEKVAIVPHERNKIAVQARRDLYLLLSRFLFFYNLDDDMLETFIKHFPAFPNAFLIGGPADVFVIEITDQLQKLKVEPVVLHYISRMSTLQALLHPEAQCIQQEPYDMQPGKRWIFSSRLVDIRGM, via the exons ATGGAGCAACCTCAAGCGGATCGGAGAGAGACTTACCTCGCCGCGCTCACTCTGGAGATCCAGAAGAAGCTCCAAAAG GCCTTGAACATGCCAGTGCAGCGGCCGAGACTGCTCGAAGTATTGTTTGCCGATGTGGCTTTGGAAGTCAAAGATGAGGCTCGAG ATTCTACTTTACGTACAATGTACTTAGCAGAGATAATATTGAACAAGGAGGAAGATGAAATCACCAAAACTGAGCAGAGCCTGTGTTTCTATGATCTTCTTGCTGATTACTATGTTCAAGCTCCCCAGGCCGGAAATAGTATTGTTGATTTAATTGTTCAACTCTGGAGCCAGTACTTTGTGTCACATATATTTGCTCTCCTATTCCACAAATGG TTATTCGAAGTTTCAGTTGAAAACACTGAAGTTTTGTTACGATATGCATCTGCCCTTGTCCAAGGTTCTTCTAATATTTTCTG GATTGATATTCAGACAAATAGGAGGAGATTTTTATCCTTGTTCAGG TTTCTCTTTGAGAAGGTTGCCATTGTACCACATGAAAGAAATAAGATAGCAGTGCAG GCCCGTCGAGACCTCTATCTTCTTCTCTCGAGATTCTTATTCTTCTACAATTTAG ATGATGATATGCTAGAAACTTTTATAAAACACTTTCCTGCCTTCCCAAATGCCTTTCTGATTGGAGGTCCAGCAGATGTTTTCGTAATTGAGATCACAGATCAG CTTCAGAAGTTAAAAGTGGAGCCAGTCGTTCTACATTATATCTCTCGAATGAGTACTCTTCAAG CTTTACTTCACCCGGAGGCCCAATGTATCCAACAAGAGCCGTACGACATGCAGCCTGGGAAACGTTGGATCTTCTCTTCCCG GTTGGTCGATATCCGCGGCATGTGA
- the LOC122018394 gene encoding uncharacterized protein LOC122018394 isoform X3 → MEQPQADRRETYLAALTLEIQKKLQKALNMPVQRPRLLEVLFADVALEVKDEAREIILNKEEDEITKTEQSLCFYDLLADYYVQAPQAGNSIVDLIVQLWSQYFVSHIFALLFHKWLFEVSVENTEVLLRYASALVQGSSNIFWIDIQTNRRRFLSLFRFLFEKVAIVPHERNKIAVQARRDLYLLLSRFLFFYNLDDDMLETFIKHFPAFPNAFLIGGPADVFVIEITDQLQKLKVEPVVLHYISRMSTLQGLELRMTTSTRLKACLYSFTSPGGPMYPTRAVRHAAWETLDLLFPVGRYPRHVISLFFRLLYPWCWPSSCWNFIKTCIRAFFCYFINKIIASWEKMRRPDTKSS, encoded by the exons ATGGAGCAACCTCAAGCGGATCGGAGAGAGACTTACCTCGCCGCGCTCACTCTGGAGATCCAGAAGAAGCTCCAAAAG GCCTTGAACATGCCAGTGCAGCGGCCGAGACTGCTCGAAGTATTGTTTGCCGATGTGGCTTTGGAAGTCAAAGATGAGGCTCGAG AGATAATATTGAACAAGGAGGAAGATGAAATCACCAAAACTGAGCAGAGCCTGTGTTTCTATGATCTTCTTGCTGATTACTATGTTCAAGCTCCCCAGGCCGGAAATAGTATTGTTGATTTAATTGTTCAACTCTGGAGCCAGTACTTTGTGTCACATATATTTGCTCTCCTATTCCACAAATGG TTATTCGAAGTTTCAGTTGAAAACACTGAAGTTTTGTTACGATATGCATCTGCCCTTGTCCAAGGTTCTTCTAATATTTTCTG GATTGATATTCAGACAAATAGGAGGAGATTTTTATCCTTGTTCAGG TTTCTCTTTGAGAAGGTTGCCATTGTACCACATGAAAGAAATAAGATAGCAGTGCAG GCCCGTCGAGACCTCTATCTTCTTCTCTCGAGATTCTTATTCTTCTACAATTTAG ATGATGATATGCTAGAAACTTTTATAAAACACTTTCCTGCCTTCCCAAATGCCTTTCTGATTGGAGGTCCAGCAGATGTTTTCGTAATTGAGATCACAGATCAG CTTCAGAAGTTAAAAGTGGAGCCAGTCGTTCTACATTATATCTCTCGAATGAGTACTCTTCAAG gacTAGAGTTGAGAATGACTACGAGTACACGGCTAAAGGCTTGCCTTTACAGCTTTACTTCACCCGGAGGCCCAATGTATCCAACAAGAGCCGTACGACATGCAGCCTGGGAAACGTTGGATCTTCTCTTCCCG GTTGGTCGATATCCGCGGCATGTGATAAGCCTGTTCTTCCGGTTGCTGTATCCATGGTGTTGGCCTTCTTCTTGTTGGAACTTCATTAAGACTTGCATTAGGGCTTTTTTTTGCTACTTCATCAACAAAATTATTGCAAGTTGGGAGAAAATGAGGAGACCGGATACAAAGAGTTCCTAG
- the LOC122018394 gene encoding uncharacterized protein LOC122018394 isoform X1, with protein MEQPQADRRETYLAALTLEIQKKLQKALNMPVQRPRLLEVLFADVALEVKDEARDSTLRTMYLAEIILNKEEDEITKTEQSLCFYDLLADYYVQAPQAGNSIVDLIVQLWSQYFVSHIFALLFHKWLFEVSVENTEVLLRYASALVQGSSNIFWIDIQTNRRRFLSLFRFLFEKVAIVPHERNKIAVQARRDLYLLLSRFLFFYNLDDDMLETFIKHFPAFPNAFLIGGPADVFVIEITDQLQKLKVEPVVLHYISRMSTLQGLELRMTTSTRLKACLYSFTSPGGPMYPTRAVRHAAWETLDLLFPVGRYPRHVISLFFRLLYPWCWPSSCWNFIKTCIRAFFCYFINKIIASWEKMRRPDTKSS; from the exons ATGGAGCAACCTCAAGCGGATCGGAGAGAGACTTACCTCGCCGCGCTCACTCTGGAGATCCAGAAGAAGCTCCAAAAG GCCTTGAACATGCCAGTGCAGCGGCCGAGACTGCTCGAAGTATTGTTTGCCGATGTGGCTTTGGAAGTCAAAGATGAGGCTCGAG ATTCTACTTTACGTACAATGTACTTAGCAGAGATAATATTGAACAAGGAGGAAGATGAAATCACCAAAACTGAGCAGAGCCTGTGTTTCTATGATCTTCTTGCTGATTACTATGTTCAAGCTCCCCAGGCCGGAAATAGTATTGTTGATTTAATTGTTCAACTCTGGAGCCAGTACTTTGTGTCACATATATTTGCTCTCCTATTCCACAAATGG TTATTCGAAGTTTCAGTTGAAAACACTGAAGTTTTGTTACGATATGCATCTGCCCTTGTCCAAGGTTCTTCTAATATTTTCTG GATTGATATTCAGACAAATAGGAGGAGATTTTTATCCTTGTTCAGG TTTCTCTTTGAGAAGGTTGCCATTGTACCACATGAAAGAAATAAGATAGCAGTGCAG GCCCGTCGAGACCTCTATCTTCTTCTCTCGAGATTCTTATTCTTCTACAATTTAG ATGATGATATGCTAGAAACTTTTATAAAACACTTTCCTGCCTTCCCAAATGCCTTTCTGATTGGAGGTCCAGCAGATGTTTTCGTAATTGAGATCACAGATCAG CTTCAGAAGTTAAAAGTGGAGCCAGTCGTTCTACATTATATCTCTCGAATGAGTACTCTTCAAG gacTAGAGTTGAGAATGACTACGAGTACACGGCTAAAGGCTTGCCTTTACAGCTTTACTTCACCCGGAGGCCCAATGTATCCAACAAGAGCCGTACGACATGCAGCCTGGGAAACGTTGGATCTTCTCTTCCCG GTTGGTCGATATCCGCGGCATGTGATAAGCCTGTTCTTCCGGTTGCTGTATCCATGGTGTTGGCCTTCTTCTTGTTGGAACTTCATTAAGACTTGCATTAGGGCTTTTTTTTGCTACTTCATCAACAAAATTATTGCAAGTTGGGAGAAAATGAGGAGACCGGATACAAAGAGTTCCTAG
- the LOC122018394 gene encoding uncharacterized protein LOC122018394 isoform X2 → MEQPQADRRETYLAALTLEIQKKLQKALNMPVQRPRLLEVLFADVALEVKDEARDSTLRTMYLAEIILNKEEDEITKTEQSLCFYDLLADYYVQAPQAGNSIVDLIVQLWSQYFVSHIFALLFHKWLFEVSVENTEVLLRYASALVQGSSNIFWIDIQTNRRRFLSLFRFLFEKVAIVPHERNKIAVQARRDLYLLLSRFLFFYNLDDDMLETFIKHFPAFPNAFLIGGPADVFVIEITDQLQKLKVEPVVLHYISRMSTLQELRMTTSTRLKACLYSFTSPGGPMYPTRAVRHAAWETLDLLFPVGRYPRHVISLFFRLLYPWCWPSSCWNFIKTCIRAFFCYFINKIIASWEKMRRPDTKSS, encoded by the exons ATGGAGCAACCTCAAGCGGATCGGAGAGAGACTTACCTCGCCGCGCTCACTCTGGAGATCCAGAAGAAGCTCCAAAAG GCCTTGAACATGCCAGTGCAGCGGCCGAGACTGCTCGAAGTATTGTTTGCCGATGTGGCTTTGGAAGTCAAAGATGAGGCTCGAG ATTCTACTTTACGTACAATGTACTTAGCAGAGATAATATTGAACAAGGAGGAAGATGAAATCACCAAAACTGAGCAGAGCCTGTGTTTCTATGATCTTCTTGCTGATTACTATGTTCAAGCTCCCCAGGCCGGAAATAGTATTGTTGATTTAATTGTTCAACTCTGGAGCCAGTACTTTGTGTCACATATATTTGCTCTCCTATTCCACAAATGG TTATTCGAAGTTTCAGTTGAAAACACTGAAGTTTTGTTACGATATGCATCTGCCCTTGTCCAAGGTTCTTCTAATATTTTCTG GATTGATATTCAGACAAATAGGAGGAGATTTTTATCCTTGTTCAGG TTTCTCTTTGAGAAGGTTGCCATTGTACCACATGAAAGAAATAAGATAGCAGTGCAG GCCCGTCGAGACCTCTATCTTCTTCTCTCGAGATTCTTATTCTTCTACAATTTAG ATGATGATATGCTAGAAACTTTTATAAAACACTTTCCTGCCTTCCCAAATGCCTTTCTGATTGGAGGTCCAGCAGATGTTTTCGTAATTGAGATCACAGATCAG CTTCAGAAGTTAAAAGTGGAGCCAGTCGTTCTACATTATATCTCTCGAATGAGTACTCTTCAAG AGTTGAGAATGACTACGAGTACACGGCTAAAGGCTTGCCTTTACAGCTTTACTTCACCCGGAGGCCCAATGTATCCAACAAGAGCCGTACGACATGCAGCCTGGGAAACGTTGGATCTTCTCTTCCCG GTTGGTCGATATCCGCGGCATGTGATAAGCCTGTTCTTCCGGTTGCTGTATCCATGGTGTTGGCCTTCTTCTTGTTGGAACTTCATTAAGACTTGCATTAGGGCTTTTTTTTGCTACTTCATCAACAAAATTATTGCAAGTTGGGAGAAAATGAGGAGACCGGATACAAAGAGTTCCTAG